From one Sulfurimonas sp. HSL-3221 genomic stretch:
- a CDS encoding polysaccharide biosynthesis/export family protein codes for MSLRLFTILTLFSLFVFSGCSMKEYRLFQDENISDETTAISAKEYHDEMVYENIIAPNDRVSVMVYNQSSADSRQMTSMVSSRGGASSAMYAGRDETLGLLVTQEGTIRLPLIGRQKITGMTEDQAASFLITQYQKYLRNPYVTVEIMNQRIFVLGEVKDPGVVSVTNGMMNLVEALARSHDLTDYADRTNIKIIRGDLRSPDVRVVNLTEMSAIRLTSLFLKPNDIVYVQPRAMKGYNMAFKEIAPPFQLLAAMLQPFVNIVYLDKNLGK; via the coding sequence ATGTCCCTGCGACTGTTTACGATTTTGACACTTTTTTCGCTGTTTGTGTTCAGCGGCTGTTCGATGAAGGAGTACCGCCTTTTTCAGGACGAAAATATTTCCGATGAAACGACGGCGATTTCAGCGAAGGAGTACCACGACGAAATGGTGTACGAGAACATTATTGCGCCCAATGACCGGGTGTCGGTGATGGTCTACAACCAGTCTTCGGCAGATTCGCGGCAGATGACCTCGATGGTCAGTAGCCGGGGGGGAGCCAGCTCCGCTATGTATGCTGGCAGGGATGAAACTTTGGGGCTCCTGGTAACCCAGGAGGGGACGATCCGTCTTCCCCTGATCGGCCGGCAGAAGATCACGGGGATGACGGAGGATCAGGCGGCCAGTTTCCTGATTACGCAGTATCAGAAGTACCTGCGCAACCCCTATGTGACTGTCGAGATCATGAACCAGCGTATCTTCGTGCTGGGTGAGGTCAAAGATCCGGGTGTCGTGTCAGTGACGAACGGGATGATGAACCTTGTCGAGGCCCTGGCCCGCTCCCATGACCTGACTGATTATGCCGATAGGACCAATATTAAGATCATTCGCGGGGATCTGCGTTCACCGGACGTGCGTGTTGTTAACCTTACGGAGATGTCGGCGATCCGTCTGACAAGCCTTTTCCTCAAACCCAACGATATCGTTTATGTACAGCCAAGAGCGATGAAAGGCTACAACATGGCCTTTAAAGAGATTGCACCGCCGTTCCAGCTCCTTGCGGCCATGCTGCAGCCGTTCGTCAACATCGTCTATCTTGATAAGAATCTTGGGAAGTAA
- a CDS encoding Mrp/NBP35 family ATP-binding protein, translating into MTEEIVKSALSNVTYPGFTKDIVTFGFVKEISVSGSDVAVTVDITSSAPEVAQQITDEATAELKRAGAANVTVNIAAPKMPRESSSKGKNIAPQVKNFIMVSSGKGGVGKSTSSVNLAIALAMQGKKVGLLDADIYGPNVPRMLGVEDMKPEIEGNKVLPIKAYGIEMMSMGSLMEEGQSLIWRGAMIMKAIEQFLRDILWSELDCLVIDMPPGTGDAQLTLAQSVPVTLGVTVTTPQTVSLDDSRRSLDMFKKLHIPIGGIVENMSGFIAPDTGVEYDIFGKGTTAPLAKEFGTHILAEIPIEPAVRIGGDEGKPVTYAKPESETAKRYMKAAEDIWAQIEKINEEGGVDNNAIQPNTPPGVSACSTAAAPQQSEQSSGESCGTGCGCH; encoded by the coding sequence ATGACAGAAGAAATTGTAAAATCGGCATTGTCTAACGTGACGTACCCGGGCTTTACGAAAGATATCGTGACCTTCGGATTCGTCAAAGAGATCAGTGTCAGCGGCAGCGACGTTGCCGTCACGGTCGACATCACCTCCAGCGCGCCGGAAGTCGCACAGCAGATCACTGACGAGGCAACGGCGGAGCTTAAACGTGCCGGCGCGGCCAATGTCACCGTTAACATCGCTGCACCGAAGATGCCGCGCGAAAGCTCCTCAAAGGGCAAAAATATCGCGCCGCAGGTGAAGAACTTCATTATGGTCAGCTCCGGTAAGGGCGGCGTCGGTAAATCGACCAGCTCCGTCAACCTGGCGATCGCGCTGGCGATGCAGGGCAAGAAGGTCGGTCTGCTCGATGCGGACATCTACGGCCCGAACGTCCCGCGTATGCTCGGCGTCGAGGATATGAAACCGGAGATCGAAGGCAACAAGGTCCTGCCGATCAAAGCGTACGGGATCGAAATGATGTCCATGGGCTCTTTGATGGAAGAGGGGCAGTCACTGATCTGGCGCGGTGCGATGATCATGAAGGCGATCGAGCAGTTCCTGCGCGACATCCTCTGGTCCGAACTGGACTGTCTCGTCATCGACATGCCTCCGGGAACGGGTGACGCGCAGCTCACCCTGGCGCAGAGCGTTCCCGTCACCCTCGGTGTGACGGTCACGACACCGCAGACGGTCTCCCTGGACGATTCACGCCGTTCACTCGACATGTTCAAGAAACTGCATATCCCCATCGGCGGTATCGTCGAGAACATGAGCGGTTTCATTGCGCCGGATACGGGTGTCGAATACGACATCTTCGGCAAAGGTACCACAGCACCTCTCGCGAAGGAGTTCGGTACGCATATCCTCGCCGAGATCCCGATCGAGCCGGCGGTCCGCATCGGCGGTGACGAAGGCAAACCGGTCACCTACGCCAAGCCGGAATCCGAAACGGCGAAACGTTATATGAAAGCGGCCGAGGATATCTGGGCGCAGATCGAAAAGATCAACGAAGAGGGCGGTGTCGACAATAACGCTATCCAGCCGAACACTCCTCCGGGTGTCTCCGCCTGCTCGACGGCTGCGGCCCCGCAGCAGAGTGAGCAGAGCAGCGGCGAAAGCTGCGGCACAGGCTGCGGCTGCCACTAA
- the thiC gene encoding phosphomethylpyrimidine synthase ThiC, producing MRTSWVEKRKNDQVRTQMYYAKQGIITEEMEYVAKIEDLSPELVRSEVARGRLIIPANVNHTNLEPMAIGIAATCKINANIGSSAIASDVQGEIEKVQVSQHYKADTAMDLSTGGDLDEIRKAVIANSKIPIGTVPIYQILHDVNNKIEDLTIEKMLEVLERQAQQGVSYFTIHAGFLLETMPKVAKRKMGIVSRGGSLMAAWMMHYHRENPFYTAFDEILDICARHDVSLSLGDSLRPGCLADASDDAQLGELKVLGELTLRAWEKNVQVMIEGPGHVPLNQIERNMKLQRELCHEAPFYILGPLVTDIAAGYDHISSAIGAAVGGWHGASMLCYVTPKEHLGLPNAEDVREGIIAYKIAAHAADIARGRKGARDIDDEMSDARYTFDWEKQFELALDSERAREYHDETLPQDVFKEAEFCSMCGPKFCSYKITQNIMDNPEAIEAIAREAAAAQH from the coding sequence ATGAGAACCTCATGGGTAGAGAAACGTAAAAACGATCAAGTCCGTACGCAGATGTATTATGCCAAGCAGGGCATTATCACCGAAGAGATGGAGTACGTCGCCAAAATCGAGGATCTGTCGCCGGAGCTGGTACGTTCCGAGGTCGCCCGCGGCCGCCTGATCATCCCGGCCAACGTCAACCACACGAACCTTGAGCCGATGGCCATTGGGATCGCTGCGACCTGCAAGATCAATGCGAATATTGGCTCTTCGGCGATCGCCTCGGATGTCCAGGGCGAGATCGAGAAGGTTCAGGTTTCCCAACATTATAAAGCGGATACGGCGATGGACCTCTCCACCGGCGGCGACCTCGACGAGATCCGTAAAGCGGTCATCGCCAACTCCAAGATCCCCATCGGGACCGTGCCGATCTACCAGATCCTGCACGACGTCAACAACAAGATCGAGGACCTTACCATCGAGAAGATGCTCGAGGTGCTCGAACGCCAGGCGCAGCAGGGAGTGAGCTACTTCACGATCCATGCTGGCTTCCTGCTCGAGACGATGCCGAAGGTTGCCAAGCGCAAAATGGGGATCGTCAGCCGCGGCGGTTCACTGATGGCGGCATGGATGATGCACTACCACCGCGAGAACCCGTTTTACACGGCGTTCGACGAGATCCTTGACATCTGTGCACGCCACGACGTCTCCCTCTCCCTGGGCGACTCGCTGCGTCCGGGCTGTCTTGCGGATGCCAGCGACGATGCCCAGCTGGGCGAACTGAAAGTCCTGGGCGAACTGACACTGCGTGCCTGGGAGAAAAACGTCCAGGTGATGATCGAGGGACCGGGGCATGTGCCGCTCAACCAGATCGAGCGTAACATGAAGCTGCAGCGTGAGCTCTGCCACGAGGCGCCATTCTATATTCTCGGGCCGCTTGTGACCGACATTGCGGCGGGATACGACCATATCTCCTCCGCGATCGGTGCGGCCGTCGGCGGCTGGCACGGAGCGTCCATGCTCTGTTACGTTACACCGAAGGAGCACCTGGGGCTTCCGAACGCGGAAGATGTCCGCGAAGGGATCATCGCCTACAAGATCGCGGCGCATGCGGCGGACATCGCCCGCGGCCGCAAAGGGGCGCGCGATATCGACGACGAGATGAGCGATGCACGCTACACCTTCGACTGGGAAAAGCAGTTCGAACTGGCACTCGACTCCGAACGGGCCCGTGAGTACCACGACGAGACCCTGCCGCAGGACGTCTTCAAAGAGGCGGAGTTCTGCTCCATGTGCGGGCCGAAGTTCTGTTCATACAAGATTACACAGAACATTATGGATAACCCAGAAGCTATCGAAGCCATCGCCAGAGAAGCGGCGGCGGCACAGCATTAA